CTTTCATTTTTTAATCATGATCCTTTCTCCTTAGTAAACTTTAAAACTGATAAAATAACATTAACATCATCTCTCATCtgtaattaaaatctaaaattcatCTTTGCAGCAATCAGACATTCAACACTCAACTGCAAAACTCTCTTCTCAATCACCATTGTTAACAAATACTCTTAAAAGAACAACAACCTCGGTAAAAATGACAAACATTAGCTCTTCGTGTTCCCCAAAATCTGACTCTGGAGCTTCTCGTTATCTTCTAGCAACCTATCGTACTCAAGAAGCAGCTCTGCGGACTGTTTTTGGAGATCCGTCACATGTGTCTCAGCTGCCTCCaccttcttttctttctctttggACTCCGTCTCCGCTTTCTTCAGCCTCTCTGACATACTTGACACTTTCTCTTGAAGCTGCTTGATTTCCTTGGACGCCTTCTCCTCTTTCTCCTTCAGTTCGGTTCTCTCTTTCCGTAGCTGTTCAAGTTCTTCTTTCGATGACCCGACGTTGCATCTTATATTGATTAGCTTTCTCATGTAGTGGTGCATTCTGTCTATCACGAAGCCAAGAAAAAGTACCactcctgcaaaaaaaaaatcattaaggTTTCATTATGTACATACTTTGCAAAGCTCAACATTTTATTTCTCATTTGAGATACAAACTCTTATCCATTACATTAGCTTCTCTCAGTAAAACTAATCCAGAAACCCAACAGTCTATAAATATTCAACTAAAGTATTCATTCACTAACAAAGCCTTGagaaaacaaagagagaaaactGACGGAACTGACCCATTAGAGAAGCTTCAAGCAAGTGGGTCCGCCAAAGAACCTGATCCATGGGAGACATAGTCCCGAGCTTGGCACCTTTGTTCTGGATCTTGACAATGCTCATTAGATTGGAGAAGAGGATAACAGCCATGGTTCCGGCGATGGTTTTCACGGTGGCGGGACCTTTCCCCATCTTCATCTGGTCGAGGCTTTTAATCACAAGCTCCCTCAAAGGACCAATCTTTATCAGCAGCAAGAATGTAATCGCACCTTCCACGAACAGAACCAGAAACAGTAGCTGAATCATGTTTCCTTTACAACGATTCCACGAAGAGGGTGAAACCTTTAAACCCTAATTACAAGCTCTCTCgtcttttgattatttttctaCTTGGGTAATGAAGTTAAAACCAAAACCCAGATCGGAGGATGAAGAAAGCCATTAGCTTTAAAGACAGATCACTCACTCATTCGATGATGTAATTCATAAGAATGGTTAGGACTAAGAAGAAGTGGAATAAGGCTTCACTGAAGAGAGGTAGCTAGGATCTGAGAGGAGTTTCAGTAGAAAGTATAAAAAGTTGAAAAGTTGTTTACtaatctagagagagagagagagagagtaaaagaAAGTTGGAATTAGAAGAAGACATGTTAATCAGGTTTTGTAATGAATGTACCTCCGTACCGGTCGGGAAATGGACGTAGAGGTTGAAAAAACAAATGGGctaaataaagtttaaaaagaAGTCATAAGCCCAATGGGCTATTCTCGGCATCTGCAGCGGGTTAACTTTTAACATTTACGCTACTTCGAGAAAACATCATCGTACGTACGATGAAAACATCACGAAGTGCGGATGTTAAAAAACGGCAAACAGAAACACAGTAAAAGAAAACCGTGCCGTTTCATACTTGTGGGGCACTCTCATAATAAGACCACGGCCTCTTCTCTGACACGTGTCGCAATCCGTTTGACTCCACCTACCGCGTGTCCtttataagaaatcaaattaTCTCCTCTCCgcttctctcttcctcctcaAAAGATCATCctcctgcatctttcaaaaacCCTAGATTCACCAGAAAGAGACTTGATTCCTGATTCTCTCGTACGATATTCTCAGAGTCAAATTCGCGTCACGGTGAGTCTCTCAAACCTCGAATCGACTCAATCGAATAGGTCCTTCGTCTACCTATTCCTCCTAATCGTTTAGTTATTGATTTTCGATTTTAGAAATCGAATCAGTCATCTATTGTTAATGTTTTGACCATAGTTACATTGCTAGGTTCGATATAGTTACGTAAAGTTGAATCCTTTTTGACACTTAAAACAGGTGCAAATACGTTTTTGGCTAATCTGAGTTTGGAAGATGAACAACACACAAGAGTTGAGATGGACTCGTTGCGGCGGCGGCTTTCGACGGAGGAAAG
This genomic interval from Raphanus sativus cultivar WK10039 unplaced genomic scaffold, ASM80110v3 Scaffold1867, whole genome shotgun sequence contains the following:
- the LOC108807012 gene encoding uncharacterized protein LOC108807012, which codes for MIQLLFLVLFVEGAITFLLLIKIGPLRELVIKSLDQMKMGKGPATVKTIAGTMAVILFSNLMSIVKIQNKGAKLGTMSPMDQVLWRTHLLEASLMGVVLFLGFVIDRMHHYMRKLINIRCNVGSSKEELEQLRKERTELKEKEEKASKEIKQLQEKVSSMSERLKKAETESKEKEKKVEAAETHVTDLQKQSAELLLEYDRLLEDNEKLQSQILGNTKS